The genomic region CGCATGGCGGCCGATCGACGCCGTGACGCTGCGCACGGCGGCCTATCGCGGCTGGCGGCTGCCGACGCTCAACGAGCTTTACCGCCCGTTCCGCGTCGGCGCGGACGCCACCGCCGCCAACGCCGCGCTGAACCCGGAGAAGCTCACCGGCTATGAGGGCGGGCTGACCGTCACGCCGACCGGGGCCATTTCGCTCGCGGTCACGGTGTTCCGCAACCGGCTGGAGGATGCGATCGCCAACGTCACCGCCGGCACGGGGCCGGGCAACTTCCCCGGCGTCGGCTTCGTCGCGGCGGGCGGCGTCTATCGCGTGCGGCAGAACCTCGACGCGATCACCTCGACCGGCGTGGAGCTGGACGCGAGCTGGCGCGCCGGGCCGTTCAACGCGCGCGCCTCGTGGCAGCATGTCGATGCGCGGGTGGAGGCATCCGGCGCGGCCGCCGGACTGGACGGCCTGCGCCCGGCGCAGACGCCGATCGACCAGGTTTCCGGCACGCTCGGCTGGCGGGCGGGCGACGCCTCGCTCTCCACGACGATGCGCTACATCGCCCGGCAGTTCGACGACGACCAGAACACGCGCAGCCTGCGCCCGGCGACGACGCTCGACGCGGTGGCGACGCTGCCGCTCGGCCGCGCGTGGCTGATCGAGGCGCGTGCCGAGAACGCCTTCGACGCACGGGTGGAGGCCGGGATCAGCGGCAACAACATCATCGAGCAGGCGACGCCGCGCACCCTGTGGCTGGGCGTGCGATACCGGATGCGCTGATCCTTGACGCCGTGACCTGTCTCGCCCGACAACTGGGCCGGACACAGAAAGCGGAGAGGCAGATGCCGCACTACGGCGATTTCCAGACATTGATCTACGGCGCGGGCCTCTCCGGCGTGCAGCCGACGCTGCCGGTCGATTTCGCGACGCTCAAGGCGCGGGCGGAGGCGGCGATGCCCCCCTCGGTGCTCAATTACGTGCAGGGCGGCTGCGGCGACGAGTTCACGCAGGACGAGAACGCCCGCGCCTTCCACCATTGGGGCATGGTGCCCCGCATGATGGTGGATTGCACCAACCGCGACCTGTCGATCGACCTCTACGGGCGCAAGCTCGCCTCGCCCCTGTTCATGGCGCCGATCGGCGTGACCGGGATCGTGACGCAGGACCAGCACGGCGACCTCGCCGCCGCACGCGCCTCGGCCATGACCGGCGTGCCGCTGTGCGCCTCCACCCTGTCGAACGATCCGCTGGAGGACGTGAAACGCGCCTGTGGCGACACGCCCGCGCTGTTCCAGCTCTACACACCGCGTGACAAGGACGTGGCCGCGAGCCTCGTCGGCCGCGCCGAGGCGGCGGGGTATGACGCGATCGTCGTCACGCTCGACACCTGGGTCACGGGCTGGCGGCCGCGCGACCTCAACGTCTCGAATTTCCCGCAGCTTCGCGGTGCTGTGCTGACCAATTATTTCGTCGATCCCGCCTTCCGCAAATTGCTCGCCAAGTCACCGGAGGAGGATCTGCGCACCGCGATCGGCACCTGGGGCGCGACGTTCGGCAAGGTGCTGACGTGGGGCGACCTGCCGTGGCTCAAATCGCTGACGAAGCTGCCGATCGTGCTCAAGGGCATCTGCCACCCCGACGACGCGCGGCGCGCGATCGACGGCGGGGCGGACGGCATCTACGTCTCCAATCATGGCGGACGGCAGGCGAACGGCGGGATCGCCGCGATCGACATGCTGCCCGGCGTGGCGGACGCCGTAAGGGGCCGCGTGCCGGTGCTGTTCGATTCCGGCATTCGCTCGGGCAGCGACGTGGTGAAGGCGATCGCGCTCGGCGCGGATGCGGTGGGGATCGGGCGACCCTATGCCTATGGGCTGGCGCTCGGCGGCGCGGAGGGCGCGGCGCATGTGCTGAAATCGATCCTCGCGGAGGCGGACCTGCTGATGGCGGTCAACGGCTATCCCACGCTCGCGGCGGCGCGGGCGGAAGGGGCACGGCGGACCGACCGCTAGGTTGACTTTCGCGGACGCTCGTATATTGGCTCCCGCGCGTCCGCCGGCCTTGCGCCGTCGGGCACCGTCCGAGACAGCGGGTGCCGGTTTGCCGGCTTAATCCTCCCGCCGAGACGGGGACAGGAT from Sphingomonas sp. CL5.1 harbors:
- a CDS encoding alpha-hydroxy-acid oxidizing protein produces the protein MPHYGDFQTLIYGAGLSGVQPTLPVDFATLKARAEAAMPPSVLNYVQGGCGDEFTQDENARAFHHWGMVPRMMVDCTNRDLSIDLYGRKLASPLFMAPIGVTGIVTQDQHGDLAAARASAMTGVPLCASTLSNDPLEDVKRACGDTPALFQLYTPRDKDVAASLVGRAEAAGYDAIVVTLDTWVTGWRPRDLNVSNFPQLRGAVLTNYFVDPAFRKLLAKSPEEDLRTAIGTWGATFGKVLTWGDLPWLKSLTKLPIVLKGICHPDDARRAIDGGADGIYVSNHGGRQANGGIAAIDMLPGVADAVRGRVPVLFDSGIRSGSDVVKAIALGADAVGIGRPYAYGLALGGAEGAAHVLKSILAEADLLMAVNGYPTLAAARAEGARRTDR